One Solidesulfovibrio fructosivorans JJ] DNA window includes the following coding sequences:
- a CDS encoding GDSL-type esterase/lipase family protein, producing MRVAFVGDSLIVGVGDPCYLGWVGRLCAAASTAGLALTMYNLGVRSETSRHVKNRAGRELPPRLLPRDEARVVLSFGVNDAKVENGRRKVELAESVDNLFACATYVSKLCPLLVVGPPPVLDDAHCARVEEISDAFARACDDMGVAYLEMYRALGHDATYRNSLVAGGDGYHPEAAGYAAMATRVEAWDAWRAWFRC from the coding sequence ATGCGCGTGGCTTTTGTGGGAGACTCGCTGATCGTCGGCGTGGGTGATCCCTGCTATCTCGGCTGGGTGGGACGGCTTTGTGCCGCCGCGTCCACGGCCGGGCTTGCGCTGACCATGTACAACCTCGGCGTGCGCTCCGAGACGAGCCGGCACGTCAAGAATCGGGCCGGACGCGAATTGCCGCCGCGCCTGCTCCCCCGCGACGAGGCCCGGGTGGTGCTGTCGTTCGGGGTCAACGACGCCAAGGTGGAAAACGGCCGGCGCAAGGTGGAACTGGCCGAGTCGGTGGACAACCTTTTTGCCTGCGCCACCTACGTTTCCAAGCTGTGCCCGCTGCTGGTGGTCGGACCGCCGCCGGTGCTCGACGACGCCCACTGCGCACGGGTGGAGGAGATTTCCGACGCCTTTGCCAGGGCCTGCGACGATATGGGCGTGGCCTATCTGGAAATGTACCGGGCGCTGGGCCACGATGCGACCTACCGCAACAGCCTGGTTGCGGGCGGCGACGGCTACCACCCCGAAGCCGCCGGCTACGCGGCCATGGCCACGCGCGTCGAGGCATGGGACGCCTGGCGCGCTTGGTTTCGATGCTGA